The Streptomyces asoensis DNA window TCCGCATCCCGCGGACACGTGCAGGTAGGACGTGAGCCCCTCCGCCGTGTGCGTGGACAGGCCCTTGACCCGGTCGGTGTCCAGGTCGCAGTTGGTGACCAGGGCGCCGTAGAAGGGGATGCAGAGCTGGCCGCCGTGGGTGTGGCCGGCCAGGACCAGGGGGTAGCCGTCCGCCGTGTAGGCGTCGAGGACCCGCAGGTACGGCGCGTGCACCACGCCCATCGAGAAGTCCGACGAGGCCGACGGGCCGCCCGCCACGCGCGCGTACCGGTCGCGCTTGATGTGCGGATCGTCCACGCCGGTCAGCTCGACCGACACGCCCTCGACCTTCAGGACCCCCCGGGTGTTCGTCAGGTTCAGCCAGCCCGCCGCGTCGAACCCGTCGCGCAGGTCCTCCCACGGGTTGTGGACCACACCGACGGCGGGTGGGTTGCCGTTCAGTCCGTGGCGGCCCTGGACCTTCTCGAAGAGGTAGCGGGCCGGGTTGCGCAGTGTGGGGCCGTAGTAGTCGTTCGAGCCGAAGACGTACGCGCCCGGAAACTCCATCAGCGGGCCGAGCGAGTCGAGGACCTCGGGCACGGCCTCCGGGTCGGACAGGTTGTCGCCCGTGTTGATCACGAAGTCGGGGCGCAGACCGGCCAGGGAGCGCAGCCAGCGCTGCTTCTTGCGCTGGCCGCCGACCATGTGGATGTCGGAGACCTGGAGTACGCGCAGGGAGCGCATGCCGGCCGGCAGGACGGGGACCGTCACCCGTCGCAGGCGGAAGGAGCGGGCTTCGAAACCCGCCGCGTACACCAGGCCGGCGGCGCCGGCCGCCGCAATGGACAGTGGTACTCCGTATCGCGCGTGCATACGTCCATCGTGTCAGACGTGTCCAACACCCCTTGCCCCGCCGCCCCTTTAATCGGCGGGCACGCGACCGCCCACACCTGCGACAATCGGACCCATGACCACGCTCAAGTCGAAGCTTCAGGAAGACCTCAACGCCGCCATCAGGGAGCGCGACGAGCTCCGCTCCTCGACGCTCCGGCTCACGCTCACCGCGATCACCAAGGAGGAGGTCGCGGGCAAGGAGAAGCGCGAGCTCTCCGACGACGAGGTCCTCAAGGTGATCACCAAGGAGGCGAAGAAGCGCCGCGAGGCCGCGGACGCCTTCGCCCAGGGCGGTCGGGCCGAGTCGGCCGAGCGGGAGACGGCGGAGGGCGAGCTGCTCGCCACCTACCTGCCCAAGCAGCTCAGCGAGGACGAGCTGAACGAGATCGTCGCCCAGGCCGTCGCCGAGGCGAAGGCGGCCGGTGCGGAGGGTCCGCGGGCGATGGGCGCCGTCATGAAGATCGTCAACCCGAAGGTGGCCGGTCTGGCCGAGGGCGGCCGGGTCGCCGCGGTCGTCAAGAAGCTGCTGGCGGGCTGACGCGCGCGTCTCCGACGGAGGCGACAAGAGGCCACAAGAGACGAGGCGGGACGACGCGAGGCCATGAGATGCGGTGAGCCGGCCCGGCGCCGGCTCCCGCCCCTGCCTCGGTC harbors:
- a CDS encoding metallophosphoesterase, with protein sequence MHARYGVPLSIAAAGAAGLVYAAGFEARSFRLRRVTVPVLPAGMRSLRVLQVSDIHMVGGQRKKQRWLRSLAGLRPDFVINTGDNLSDPEAVPEVLDSLGPLMEFPGAYVFGSNDYYGPTLRNPARYLFEKVQGRHGLNGNPPAVGVVHNPWEDLRDGFDAAGWLNLTNTRGVLKVEGVSVELTGVDDPHIKRDRYARVAGGPSASSDFSMGVVHAPYLRVLDAYTADGYPLVLAGHTHGGQLCIPFYGALVTNCDLDTDRVKGLSTHTAEGLTSYLHVSAGCGTSRYTPVRFACPPEVTLLTLVAKE
- a CDS encoding GatB/YqeY domain-containing protein, whose amino-acid sequence is MTTLKSKLQEDLNAAIRERDELRSSTLRLTLTAITKEEVAGKEKRELSDDEVLKVITKEAKKRREAADAFAQGGRAESAERETAEGELLATYLPKQLSEDELNEIVAQAVAEAKAAGAEGPRAMGAVMKIVNPKVAGLAEGGRVAAVVKKLLAG